One window from the genome of Bacteroidales bacterium encodes:
- a CDS encoding radical SAM protein: protein MNVHFEQILKKLKLKARGLNDYCDAPLNNVYFRIDGFVLMCCSNNEDILGVYPEQSVKELFEGEKRKEISERFRKGEVLGGCSYCYGKLMEGNFQSAIFQAYKDNFKHSNIPASVEFELSNRCNLKCVMCNSLLSDKHEDKSVVSKEIIYDHKFVEQLLPYIPYLKRTNFKGGEPFLIDLYYDIWEEIIRLNKKISVSVTSNGTILNDKVRSVLSRTNFDINISIDSFNKERYEQIRENASYNVFYKNLLYFIEYTKEKNTTFTSCTCLMTNNFQDIPEVFNFADKHQFGIFINYVEYPLHLSLKSLSSKDLADIIRFLNNNVPSAISPEGKKNLILYQSMLKQIHTWMNDKRKLEEKGLDKQNITNFENSVQMLIERTEKYYNSYFHEREKTGSANQAISLRNQIDKFNAVYKKTISFISKENVIQYFLETNEKEFIDFFEMSEFQIIEKIKQKNNSLDTERH from the coding sequence ATGAACGTGCATTTTGAACAGATATTAAAGAAACTTAAATTAAAAGCCCGGGGGTTGAACGATTATTGTGATGCGCCTTTGAATAATGTTTATTTCCGGATTGACGGGTTTGTGTTAATGTGTTGTTCAAATAACGAAGATATATTGGGAGTTTATCCTGAGCAATCGGTAAAGGAATTATTCGAAGGGGAAAAAAGGAAAGAAATTTCAGAGAGGTTCAGAAAAGGCGAAGTTTTAGGAGGTTGTTCATACTGCTATGGGAAATTAATGGAAGGGAATTTTCAATCTGCAATTTTTCAGGCATACAAGGATAATTTTAAACACTCCAACATTCCTGCATCTGTAGAATTTGAGCTTAGCAATCGTTGTAACCTGAAGTGTGTGATGTGCAATTCCCTTTTATCAGACAAGCACGAAGATAAAAGCGTTGTATCTAAAGAAATAATCTATGACCATAAATTTGTTGAGCAGCTCTTACCATACATTCCGTATTTGAAGCGGACAAATTTTAAGGGCGGGGAGCCTTTTTTGATAGATTTATATTATGATATATGGGAAGAGATTATCAGGCTTAACAAAAAAATTTCCGTTTCTGTAACTTCTAATGGCACTATTCTTAACGATAAAGTACGTAGTGTTTTATCCCGGACCAATTTTGATATCAATATATCCATAGACTCCTTTAATAAAGAACGCTATGAGCAAATACGGGAAAACGCTTCTTATAATGTTTTTTATAAAAACCTTCTTTATTTTATAGAATATACCAAAGAAAAAAACACAACATTTACTTCCTGCACATGCCTGATGACGAACAATTTTCAGGATATTCCCGAGGTATTCAATTTTGCCGATAAGCATCAATTTGGAATTTTTATCAATTATGTAGAATACCCGCTTCACCTTTCTCTTAAGTCTCTTAGCTCAAAAGACCTTGCCGATATTATTCGTTTCCTCAATAATAATGTTCCTTCGGCTATCAGCCCCGAAGGCAAAAAAAACCTGATTCTTTACCAGTCAATGCTGAAACAGATTCATACCTGGATGAACGACAAGAGAAAACTGGAAGAAAAGGGCCTGGATAAGCAAAACATTACAAACTTTGAAAACAGCGTACAAATGCTTATAGAAAGAACAGAAAAATATTATAATTCGTATTTTCATGAAAGGGAAAAAACCGGCTCAGCAAACCAGGCAATTTCACTAAGAAATCAAATTGATAAATTTAATGCCGTTTATAAAAAAACTATTTCATTTATTTCAAAAGAAAATGTTATTCAATATTTTCTTGAAACCAACGAAAAGGAATTTATAGATTTTTTTGAAATGAGTGAATTCCAGATAATAGAAAAAATAAAACAAAAAAACAATTCATTGGATACCGAAAGGCATTAG
- a CDS encoding radical SAM protein encodes MNAYRFLWLPEFIQRILLALVRRKNKLLVNLHKPNYSDSIKKYQLCRPLGPKPVICYAPFKSMYFGMNGKVVACCLNRSHVFGRYPEQNISEIWNGQKIKELRDVLKHADLSKGCFHCKNRIDDGNFDAVEAALFDVIPLKNHYPAMMEFELSNECNLQCIMCTPEFSSSIGREMGKAAAEKNIYDENFVSQLDEFIPHLVKAKFLGGEPFLIKAYYKIWERIIQLNPKCMLLVQTNATVLDDRIKSLLERGNFRVGVSIESIRKETLERIRKNCSFEKVISNIVYFSEYAKRKKTPFSISVCPMRQNWEELPEIIEQCNTWNAGVYFNTVWTPAGCSLYHMPLKELIVVWDTLKFKKLPSNSLTAKRNKIHFDDFVKQLESWVIQKREKLEKNKQEFAKWEEDGIWLEKTETNELVQSIRNKIIHYFQQNKTVEQNDNDSISLIKKLDMVIDGFQQDIYLKRAIYKLNDFPDELIVQELLGSDIDKLKDVTESIIEECKTDEIKIKSEINGDV; translated from the coding sequence ATGAATGCGTATCGCTTTTTGTGGCTTCCTGAATTTATACAACGCATTTTGCTTGCATTGGTAAGGCGAAAAAATAAATTATTAGTTAATTTACATAAGCCAAATTATTCGGATTCTATAAAAAAATATCAATTGTGCAGGCCCTTAGGCCCTAAACCGGTAATTTGTTATGCTCCATTCAAAAGCATGTATTTTGGCATGAATGGAAAAGTGGTTGCTTGCTGCCTGAACCGTTCGCATGTTTTTGGGAGGTACCCTGAACAAAATATATCCGAAATATGGAACGGGCAAAAGATAAAAGAACTAAGAGATGTATTAAAGCATGCCGATTTGTCAAAAGGCTGTTTTCATTGTAAAAACAGAATAGATGATGGGAATTTTGACGCAGTGGAAGCAGCTCTTTTTGATGTAATTCCATTGAAAAATCACTATCCTGCAATGATGGAATTTGAGTTGAGCAATGAGTGCAATCTTCAGTGTATCATGTGTACGCCCGAATTTTCTTCTTCAATAGGGCGGGAGATGGGGAAAGCGGCGGCCGAAAAAAATATTTATGACGAAAACTTTGTTAGTCAGCTTGACGAATTTATACCCCATCTGGTTAAAGCGAAATTTTTAGGAGGAGAGCCTTTTTTGATTAAAGCATATTATAAAATCTGGGAAAGAATCATACAACTGAACCCCAAATGCATGTTGTTGGTTCAGACAAATGCGACAGTGCTTGACGACAGAATTAAATCATTACTTGAAAGAGGAAATTTCAGAGTGGGCGTTTCCATTGAATCAATAAGAAAAGAAACTCTTGAAAGGATAAGAAAAAACTGCAGCTTTGAAAAAGTTATTTCAAATATTGTGTATTTTTCAGAATATGCTAAGAGAAAAAAAACGCCTTTCAGTATTTCTGTGTGCCCTATGAGACAAAATTGGGAGGAATTACCAGAGATTATTGAGCAATGTAATACATGGAATGCGGGCGTATATTTTAATACAGTGTGGACTCCCGCAGGATGCTCATTATATCATATGCCATTGAAAGAGCTTATCGTTGTCTGGGATACACTCAAATTTAAAAAATTGCCATCAAATTCATTAACAGCAAAAAGAAATAAAATTCATTTTGATGATTTTGTAAAACAATTAGAGTCATGGGTAATTCAGAAGAGAGAAAAGCTTGAAAAAAACAAACAGGAATTTGCAAAATGGGAAGAGGATGGTATTTGGCTCGAAAAGACGGAAACCAACGAACTTGTTCAAAGCATACGGAACAAAATAATTCATTATTTTCAGCAAAATAAAACTGTTGAACAAAATGACAACGACAGCATTTCGCTGATAAAAAAACTTGATATGGTTATTGATGGCTTTCAACAGGATATTTACCTGAAACGTGCCATATATAAACTGAATGATTTTCCTGATGAGCTTATTGTTCAGGAGCTATTGGGTTCGGACATTGATAAATTAAAAGATGTTACTGAAAGCATAATTGAAGAGTGCAAAACCGATGAGATAAAAATAAAAAGTGAAATAAACGGGGATGTATAA
- a CDS encoding twitch domain-containing radical SAM protein, whose protein sequence is MKHFLRNRISEKSKNILLKINKTFRQGVNLFESYPVKKDGFHPIDKCLYKEYNKRRNLGSRKLFCYAPFTNIFFNTDGQALTCCFNHTAVLGTFPEQSLTEMWQCAERQKLAKHMMHNDLSFGCDYCYYQVKTGRYNNFKPWTNDFYASTRLKKYPKILEFELSNQCNLECVMCTGRVSSAIRKNRENLDSIIIPYNHEFVRQLKEFLPYAEEANFYGGEPFLINLYYDIWDEIIKIKPSIKVFLLTNGTVFNEKIRHYIEKGNFVIGFSLDALNKELYETIRKNANFDEVIGNIDKFFFLKRKSKSPFSISITPMNINWQEVPGLIEFANMKKAVVYLSFVESPRRYALWNLSPEALKDILQYYKSFKLKNDTYIEKRNHDCFTDLISQVAWWIENPVNISSTLYGVSEDEETEKNSNFTSANEVKTIVEKNLEDLSGRFQKKINSKIQEIHTVNNNSGTIKREIILYKVDSVLKHFTREEQLMILNNMHLIIFDQTLLEEIQREPVEILYEKMRSLLVYIKNKI, encoded by the coding sequence ATGAAACATTTTTTGAGGAACCGGATTTCAGAAAAAAGTAAAAACATATTGTTAAAAATCAATAAGACCTTTAGGCAAGGAGTAAATTTATTTGAAAGCTATCCTGTAAAAAAAGATGGGTTTCATCCTATTGATAAATGTTTGTATAAAGAGTATAATAAAAGGCGCAACCTGGGTTCCAGAAAATTATTTTGTTATGCTCCATTTACAAATATTTTTTTTAACACAGACGGTCAGGCTTTGACATGCTGTTTTAATCACACAGCTGTTTTAGGCACTTTTCCCGAACAAAGTTTAACAGAAATGTGGCAGTGCGCGGAGAGACAAAAACTTGCCAAACATATGATGCATAATGATTTGTCTTTCGGTTGCGATTATTGTTATTATCAAGTTAAAACAGGAAGGTATAATAATTTTAAGCCATGGACAAATGATTTTTATGCCAGCACCAGGCTAAAAAAATACCCCAAAATCCTTGAATTTGAATTAAGCAATCAGTGCAACCTCGAATGTGTGATGTGTACAGGGCGTGTTTCTTCTGCCATACGTAAAAACCGCGAAAATCTTGACTCAATCATTATACCTTACAACCATGAATTCGTAAGGCAATTGAAGGAGTTTTTGCCTTATGCAGAAGAAGCAAACTTTTATGGAGGGGAACCTTTTCTTATAAACTTATATTATGACATCTGGGATGAAATAATTAAAATAAAACCGTCAATAAAAGTTTTTTTACTAACCAACGGAACCGTTTTTAATGAAAAAATCCGGCATTATATAGAAAAAGGAAATTTTGTAATAGGCTTTTCTTTGGATGCACTTAATAAAGAGCTTTATGAAACAATACGTAAAAATGCAAACTTTGATGAGGTCATAGGGAATATTGATAAGTTTTTTTTTCTAAAAAGAAAAAGCAAATCTCCTTTTTCAATTAGTATAACACCTATGAATATAAACTGGCAGGAAGTTCCCGGCCTGATAGAATTTGCCAACATGAAAAAAGCTGTTGTGTATTTGAGTTTTGTGGAAAGCCCGCGCAGATATGCACTATGGAACTTATCGCCGGAAGCGCTTAAAGACATATTGCAATATTACAAATCATTCAAATTAAAAAATGACACCTATATTGAAAAAAGAAACCATGATTGCTTTACGGACCTGATAAGCCAGGTAGCATGGTGGATTGAGAATCCAGTAAACATAAGTTCCACTCTTTATGGTGTTTCGGAAGATGAGGAAACAGAAAAGAATAGTAATTTTACCTCTGCCAATGAAGTAAAGACTATAGTTGAAAAGAATCTGGAGGATTTATCAGGCAGGTTTCAAAAAAAAATAAACAGCAAAATACAAGAAATACATACTGTAAATAATAATTCCGGAACAATAAAAAGAGAAATAATTCTGTATAAAGTTGATAGTGTTTTAAAGCACTTTACCCGGGAGGAACAATTGATGATTTTAAACAATATGCACCTGATAATATTCGACCAAACCCTTTTAGAAGAAATTCAAAGAGAGCCCGTTGAAATATTATATGAAAAGATGCGCAGCTTGCTGGTTTATATAAAAAATAAGATATGA